A genomic stretch from Oscillospiraceae bacterium includes:
- the mfd gene encoding transcription-repair coupling factor — protein sequence MKFILDAMHGEKEYNSLVSTLKNEKNPLLVTGLAQGAKSAFCGALYRDMGKKTVIFVPDEKDARTLYGELEAICPRILLFPARDFALASYEVSSHDFEYQRLSALYAAATGDYDILITTIEAACQRTVPKDVLLGMSCKIERDCDYSMTDLCEKAVKMGYSRTELVEGEGQFSARGGIMDIFVPGQQSPVRIEFFGDTVDRICRFDVLTQRGFEDLTEVILLPAGEVVISGEARIRIAEALKKARSKKNSDADAITHEIGKVEGGLSFAHDFYIDLIYPQKAAMLDYLDSPLCILLSGDVQKERLIAADKFIRETLNEMICEGKGSAIPDKLELIYPYELFCDYIKGEKTVIADNFMHTVDEFPLSGVFSFTTRPVSPFGDNLGIMLEDIEAYIESGFKIAVSCENTAEAENTFSILEERGIHCHMVTPEDDLTPGVPAIMVAQNEGKRVVSIKNGFELNTSKFVLLTNNAEAWAGSRDKRRPSSKKSAKERILSYSDLNVGDYVVHINHGIGIYDGIQTMEFDGAVKDFIKLRYAGTDVLYVPCSNLDTISKYIGSKSDDEGGVKLTKLSGNEWHKTKAKVKSGAQDIAKQLIELYAQRRKMKGYAFSPDTPWQKEFEDAFEYRETDAQLRSVEEIKKDMESEIPMDRLLCGDVGFGKTEVAMRGIFKCVMDGKQAAILVPTTILAWQHYKTLLTRFRGFPVKIDMLSRFRTKKQQDKTVSDMKKGLVDIVVGTHRLIQKDVQFSDLGFLVVDEEQRFGVTHKERLKEISKNVDVLTLSATPIPRTLNMALSGIRDMSLLEEAPGDRFPVQTYVMEHDIAILAEAIRREVRRSGQVFYLLNDIDLLERRAYDIKKRLPDVNIATAHGKMNREELSEIWRQMIEGEIDILVCTTIIETGVDVPNANTLIIENADKMGLSQLHQIRGRIGRSNRKAYAYLTYRKGKELSEIATKRLTAIRAYTEFGSGFKIAMRDLEIRGAGNLLGAQQHGHMDIVGYEMYIKLLDEAVRELKGEAPEKKKEDTTVDLSLDAFIPKDYITSPEIRIDIYKKISVLETEEESMDLIDELIDRFGDIPREVGNLIAVSLIRKTASDCGIKKIVQSGQLIHMYLDEFELQPISDLVDRYPPGRLSISLKGDPFLLYKLPPAPLTPARAKPVKEDKRKKLAEFEQLLKDYYEIIREFNGKNAPSRDGEGE from the coding sequence ATGAAATTCATACTGGATGCAATGCACGGAGAAAAGGAGTATAACTCCCTTGTCTCCACACTTAAAAACGAAAAAAATCCGCTTCTTGTCACGGGGCTTGCACAGGGCGCAAAAAGTGCGTTCTGCGGTGCGCTGTACCGTGACATGGGTAAAAAGACGGTAATATTCGTGCCGGACGAAAAGGATGCGCGTACACTGTACGGTGAGCTGGAGGCAATATGCCCGCGCATACTGCTTTTTCCCGCGCGCGATTTTGCGCTGGCGTCCTACGAGGTGTCTTCTCACGACTTCGAGTATCAGCGTCTTTCTGCACTTTACGCGGCGGCTACGGGAGATTACGATATACTCATCACCACCATCGAGGCGGCATGTCAGCGTACTGTCCCCAAAGACGTGCTTTTGGGCATGAGCTGTAAAATAGAGCGCGACTGCGACTATTCCATGACCGATTTGTGCGAAAAAGCGGTGAAAATGGGTTACAGCCGTACCGAGCTTGTAGAGGGCGAGGGCCAGTTTTCCGCGCGCGGCGGTATTATGGATATTTTCGTTCCGGGTCAGCAAAGTCCCGTGAGAATAGAATTTTTCGGGGATACGGTGGACCGTATCTGCCGTTTTGACGTGCTTACCCAGCGCGGATTTGAAGACCTTACCGAGGTAATACTTCTGCCTGCGGGCGAGGTGGTTATATCCGGGGAGGCGAGAATACGCATTGCTGAGGCGCTTAAAAAGGCACGCAGTAAAAAGAATTCCGATGCGGACGCCATAACACATGAAATCGGAAAAGTAGAGGGCGGACTCAGCTTTGCCCACGACTTCTATATAGACCTTATCTACCCCCAAAAAGCGGCAATGCTGGACTATCTTGACAGCCCGCTGTGTATACTTCTGTCGGGTGATGTGCAAAAGGAAAGGCTTATTGCCGCGGATAAATTCATACGTGAAACTCTTAATGAAATGATTTGCGAGGGCAAGGGATCGGCTATACCCGATAAACTGGAGCTTATTTACCCCTACGAGCTGTTTTGCGACTACATAAAGGGCGAAAAGACGGTTATTGCGGACAATTTCATGCATACCGTAGACGAATTCCCCTTAAGCGGTGTGTTTTCCTTTACCACCCGTCCCGTGTCTCCCTTCGGGGATAATCTCGGTATTATGCTGGAGGATATCGAGGCATATATCGAAAGCGGTTTTAAAATTGCGGTAAGCTGTGAAAACACCGCCGAGGCGGAAAATACATTTTCCATTCTGGAGGAGCGGGGCATACACTGCCACATGGTTACTCCCGAGGATGACCTGACTCCCGGTGTGCCTGCCATTATGGTGGCGCAAAACGAGGGAAAAAGAGTGGTAAGCATCAAAAACGGGTTTGAGCTTAATACTTCAAAGTTCGTGCTTCTCACCAATAATGCCGAGGCATGGGCAGGCTCCCGCGATAAGCGCAGACCATCCTCCAAAAAGAGTGCCAAGGAAAGAATCCTGTCCTATTCCGACCTTAATGTGGGGGACTACGTGGTGCACATCAACCACGGTATCGGTATTTACGACGGCATACAGACCATGGAATTTGACGGTGCCGTAAAGGACTTTATAAAGCTTCGCTATGCAGGCACCGACGTTTTGTATGTGCCCTGCAGTAACCTTGATACCATTTCCAAATACATCGGCTCAAAGAGCGACGACGAGGGCGGTGTCAAGCTGACAAAGCTCAGCGGTAACGAATGGCACAAGACCAAGGCAAAGGTAAAAAGCGGTGCGCAGGATATTGCAAAACAGCTTATCGAGCTGTATGCACAGCGCAGAAAAATGAAGGGCTATGCCTTTTCGCCCGACACCCCCTGGCAAAAGGAATTTGAGGACGCCTTTGAGTACCGCGAGACGGACGCACAGCTTCGCAGTGTTGAGGAAATCAAAAAGGACATGGAAAGCGAAATACCCATGGACAGACTTTTGTGCGGAGATGTTGGCTTTGGTAAGACCGAGGTTGCCATGCGCGGAATTTTCAAGTGCGTAATGGACGGTAAGCAGGCGGCAATTCTTGTGCCCACCACCATTCTTGCATGGCAGCACTACAAAACCCTGCTGACCCGCTTCAGAGGCTTCCCCGTGAAAATAGATATGCTGTCCCGTTTCCGCACCAAAAAACAGCAGGACAAGACCGTTTCCGACATGAAAAAGGGTCTTGTTGATATTGTCGTGGGAACGCACAGGCTTATACAAAAGGACGTGCAGTTTTCAGATTTAGGCTTTCTTGTGGTGGATGAGGAACAGCGCTTCGGTGTCACCCATAAGGAAAGGCTTAAGGAAATTTCAAAAAATGTGGACGTGCTTACCCTGTCTGCAACTCCTATTCCCCGAACGCTTAATATGGCGCTCAGCGGAATAAGGGATATGTCGCTTCTGGAGGAAGCGCCCGGCGACCGTTTTCCGGTGCAGACCTACGTTATGGAGCATGATATTGCCATACTTGCCGAGGCTATCCGCCGCGAGGTAAGAAGAAGCGGTCAGGTGTTTTATCTTCTCAATGACATCGACCTTCTGGAACGGCGCGCCTACGACATCAAAAAACGTCTGCCCGACGTTAATATCGCCACCGCCCACGGTAAAATGAACCGTGAGGAGCTGAGTGAGATATGGCGTCAGATGATAGAGGGCGAAATAGATATTCTTGTGTGTACAACCATTATCGAAACGGGAGTTGACGTGCCCAACGCCAACACGCTGATAATAGAAAATGCCGATAAAATGGGGCTCAGCCAGCTTCACCAGATACGCGGACGAATAGGACGAAGCAACCGCAAGGCATATGCATATCTGACCTACCGCAAGGGCAAGGAGCTGAGCGAAATCGCAACCAAAAGGCTCACTGCCATACGCGCCTATACCGAATTCGGCTCGGGCTTCAAAATCGCCATGCGCGACCTTGAGATACGCGGCGCGGGCAACCTTCTGGGTGCACAGCAGCACGGACATATGGACATTGTGGGCTATGAAATGTACATAAAGCTTCTGGACGAAGCGGTACGTGAACTCAAGGGCGAGGCACCCGAAAAGAAGAAAGAGGACACCACGGTGGACCTTTCGCTGGATGCCTTTATCCCCAAGGACTACATCACCTCTCCCGAAATACGCATAGATATATACAAAAAAATCTCCGTTCTCGAAACGGAGGAGGAGTCCATGGACCTTATCGACGAGCTTATCGACCGCTTCGGAGATATACCCCGCGAGGTGGGAAATCTTATTGCGGTGTCGCTTATACGAAAGACGGCATCCGACTGCGGTATTAAAAAGATCGTGCAGTCGGGTCAGCTTATACATATGTATCTGGACGAGTTCGAGCTTCAGCCCATTTCGGACCTGGTGGACAGATACCCGCCCGGACGGCTTTCGATATCGCTTAAGGGCGATCCGTTTTTGCTTTACAAGCTTCCCCCCGCACCGCTTACACCCGCACGTGCTAAGCCCGTAAAGGAGGACAAGCGCAAAAAGCTGGCGGAGTTTGAACAGCTTTTAAAGGACTATTACGAGATAATTCGGGAGTTCAACGGCAAAAATGCTCCGTCCCGGGACGGGGAAGGAGAATAA
- a CDS encoding ribonuclease III translates to MSIENPDNITPLILAYVGDSALEVLVRQKLAMEGITKPGEINKLALNYVTAKNQCAACDRIMEHLTEKESDIYRRGKNAKSHSNPRNVSVYEYRKATGLEAVFGYNYLLGNHERNKELFAIAYE, encoded by the coding sequence TTGAGCATTGAAAATCCCGATAACATAACCCCTTTGATACTTGCGTATGTCGGCGACTCGGCGCTGGAGGTGCTGGTAAGACAAAAGCTTGCGATGGAGGGCATTACAAAGCCGGGCGAAATCAACAAGCTTGCACTTAACTACGTCACCGCCAAAAATCAGTGTGCCGCCTGCGACAGAATAATGGAGCACCTTACCGAAAAGGAAAGCGACATCTACCGCCGCGGCAAAAATGCCAAAAGCCACTCCAACCCGCGAAACGTGTCGGTGTACGAATACCGCAAGGCAACGGGACTGGAGGCAGTGTTCGGCTATAACTATCTTCTGGGCAATCACGAGCGAAATAAAGAGCTTTTTGCAATAGCATACGAATAA
- a CDS encoding dUTP diphosphatase produces MEIKIKKLNESCILPQYMTEGAAAMDVYACIESEIVIQPRQRVLVPTGFAVGVPSGYAAILCARSGLAYKNGIGLANGIGVIDSDYRGEVKAALVNNSDVPFTVEKGMRIAQMMIIPVAVCTLTQVDELEETDRGAGGFGSTGTTKN; encoded by the coding sequence ATGGAAATAAAGATAAAAAAATTAAACGAAAGCTGTATTTTGCCCCAATATATGACCGAGGGTGCGGCGGCGATGGATGTGTATGCCTGCATTGAAAGTGAAATTGTGATACAGCCCCGTCAAAGAGTGCTTGTCCCCACCGGCTTTGCGGTAGGAGTGCCGTCGGGCTATGCGGCAATTTTGTGCGCACGCAGCGGACTTGCTTACAAAAACGGCATAGGACTTGCCAACGGCATAGGCGTTATCGACAGTGATTACAGAGGCGAGGTCAAGGCGGCGCTTGTCAATAATTCCGATGTGCCCTTCACGGTTGAAAAGGGCATGAGAATAGCCCAGATGATGATAATTCCGGTGGCGGTGTGCACACTTACGCAGGTTGACGAGCTTGAAGAAACCGACCGCGGTGCAGGCGGCTTCGGCTCTACGGGAACAACAAAAAATTAA
- a CDS encoding inositol monophosphatase yields the protein MNYQAIIDMVIKASEFALDGSLSGSVDMKGSADFVTAADLKISAYVKEQLKTLSPGSGFMSEEEQSDPGSEYWILDPVDGTTNLVYGYGMSSVSLAHFDGEKVDFGVIYNPFNKELFTAKSGEGVYLNGKKVPPAPDRQLSDCIIEFGAGSTCKQYTEQSFAVAKEVFTNCLDLRRICSTALAIAYVACGRINGYFERVIKPWDYAAASLMLKECGCVCSDWNSKPVPYHRCSSSYVCGTPKAYDFLVKTIQKYDNK from the coding sequence ATGAATTATCAGGCTATTATCGATATGGTTATAAAGGCGTCGGAGTTCGCTCTGGACGGCAGTCTTTCGGGCAGTGTTGATATGAAGGGCAGTGCGGATTTTGTCACTGCGGCAGATTTGAAGATAAGCGCATATGTAAAAGAACAGCTTAAAACTCTTTCCCCCGGCTCGGGCTTTATGAGCGAAGAGGAGCAGTCCGATCCCGGCAGTGAATACTGGATTCTCGACCCTGTGGACGGAACCACCAATCTGGTGTACGGCTATGGCATGAGTTCGGTATCGCTGGCGCACTTTGACGGCGAAAAAGTGGATTTCGGTGTCATATACAATCCCTTCAATAAGGAGCTTTTTACCGCAAAATCGGGTGAGGGAGTTTATCTCAACGGCAAAAAAGTACCCCCTGCACCCGACAGACAGCTTTCCGACTGCATTATCGAGTTCGGCGCCGGTTCCACATGCAAGCAATACACCGAGCAGAGCTTTGCCGTGGCAAAAGAGGTCTTTACAAACTGTCTTGACCTGCGCCGTATCTGCTCCACTGCACTTGCCATCGCCTATGTTGCCTGCGGAAGAATCAACGGCTACTTCGAGCGTGTTATAAAGCCCTGGGATTATGCCGCCGCTTCCCTTATGCTCAAGGAGTGCGGATGCGTGTGCTCCGACTGGAATTCAAAGCCTGTTCCTTACCACCGCTGTTCCTCCAGCTATGTGTGCGGAACGCCCAAGGCATACGATTTTCTTGTAAAGACCATTCAGAAGTACGATAACAAATGA
- a CDS encoding CapA family protein, with protein sequence MKSMTFTAAGDAIFLKRTAPYEGYDEICDFINKAEAKIINLETVLSEYDSFPNATSGGTWMNADPKVADDITAMGFNFFGVANNHAMDFSYGGLESTCRALKERGIAYSGTGCNLYEASRPAVLDFSTARVGVISVCSSFDQNWKAGEQGPALKGRPGLNYLRFNTEYIVTAAQLESLKEIAAATNINIEADIERRDGFLPPLEEGTFVLGKQKYRVGENTGCITTCNKKDKKRLLDLITDSRRYLDYVVVMVHSHEMGTSHTDPAMFYKEFAHDAIDAGACAIIGGGCHQLRPVEIYNGKPIFYSLGNFVFQTNAVRLLPYDFTDKLGFPKDVTTAEALALRSDNGKRGLHSKIDNFLTVIPYIKMQDDEVTEIVLKPVELGFDRPIADNGLPHPAKGDTAKDIFNRLDRLSAPYGTKLTLDGDLIRISLT encoded by the coding sequence ATGAAAAGCATGACTTTTACCGCCGCAGGCGATGCAATTTTTTTGAAGAGAACCGCACCCTATGAAGGCTATGACGAAATATGTGATTTTATAAACAAAGCCGAAGCAAAAATCATAAATCTGGAAACCGTCCTGTCGGAATATGACAGCTTCCCGAATGCCACCAGCGGCGGCACCTGGATGAATGCCGACCCAAAGGTTGCAGATGACATCACCGCCATGGGCTTCAATTTTTTCGGGGTTGCCAACAATCATGCCATGGACTTTTCCTACGGCGGACTGGAGTCCACCTGCCGTGCTCTCAAAGAGCGCGGTATAGCCTACTCGGGCACGGGCTGTAACCTTTACGAAGCGAGCCGTCCCGCCGTACTGGACTTTTCAACCGCGCGTGTGGGCGTTATATCGGTATGCTCATCCTTTGACCAGAACTGGAAAGCAGGCGAACAGGGCCCTGCTCTCAAGGGCAGACCCGGTCTTAACTATCTGAGGTTCAACACCGAATACATTGTCACTGCCGCCCAGCTTGAAAGTCTTAAGGAAATCGCCGCCGCCACAAACATAAACATAGAAGCGGATATTGAACGCCGCGACGGTTTTCTGCCACCGCTTGAAGAGGGCACATTTGTGCTTGGCAAGCAAAAATACCGAGTGGGCGAAAATACAGGCTGTATCACCACCTGCAACAAAAAGGACAAAAAACGTCTTCTCGACCTTATAACAGATTCAAGACGCTATCTTGACTACGTGGTGGTGATGGTACATTCACATGAAATGGGTACAAGCCACACCGACCCCGCCATGTTCTACAAGGAATTTGCACACGATGCCATCGATGCCGGCGCCTGCGCCATTATCGGCGGAGGCTGCCATCAGCTCAGACCTGTTGAAATATACAACGGCAAGCCCATTTTCTACTCCCTGGGTAACTTTGTGTTCCAGACCAACGCCGTACGGCTTCTGCCCTACGACTTCACCGACAAGCTGGGCTTCCCCAAGGACGTCACCACCGCCGAAGCACTGGCACTGCGTTCGGACAACGGCAAAAGAGGGCTTCATTCAAAGATTGATAACTTTCTCACCGTCATCCCCTACATTAAAATGCAGGATGACGAGGTAACCGAAATAGTATTAAAGCCCGTAGAGCTGGGCTTTGACCGTCCCATTGCGGACAACGGTCTGCCCCACCCCGCAAAGGGCGATACAGCCAAGGACATTTTCAACCGTCTCGACCGTCTCAGCGCCCCCTACGGCACAAAATTAACGCTTGACGGCGACCTTATACGGATATCACTCACATAA
- a CDS encoding helix-turn-helix transcriptional regulator has product MNEQVKQIASRIKELREIMDMEPAELAEKLGISLAQYHSYEDGLDDIPISIIYGISGALGVDSTVILTGSDARMAEYTVVRAGQGHEIERYPGYAFSSLAINFKGRVMDPMIVSLGADKEPSELVSHKGQEFNYVTKGVVIVTLGKREFVLNVGDSIYFDPTIPHGQRAGGVDSEFLTVIHD; this is encoded by the coding sequence ATCAACGAACAGGTAAAGCAAATAGCATCCAGAATAAAGGAGCTGCGTGAAATAATGGACATGGAGCCCGCCGAGCTTGCCGAAAAGCTGGGTATTTCACTTGCGCAGTACCATTCCTACGAGGACGGTCTGGACGACATACCCATCAGCATAATATACGGCATTTCGGGAGCTCTTGGCGTAGATTCCACCGTAATACTCACGGGAAGCGACGCAAGAATGGCTGAATACACCGTGGTAAGAGCAGGTCAGGGACACGAAATCGAGCGCTATCCCGGCTACGCTTTTTCCTCCCTCGCCATAAACTTCAAGGGCAGAGTAATGGACCCCATGATAGTATCTCTGGGCGCGGACAAGGAGCCCAGCGAGCTGGTTTCCCACAAGGGTCAGGAATTCAACTACGTCACCAAGGGCGTGGTTATAGTCACACTGGGCAAGCGCGAATTTGTGCTTAATGTGGGCGACAGCATTTATTTCGACCCCACCATTCCTCACGGTCAGCGCGCAGGCGGTGTGGACAGCGAATTTCTCACCGTAATACACGATTAA
- a CDS encoding aminoacyl-tRNA hydrolase produces MADIFDLFKKIETPKTPPMPVEYIIAGLGNVGAKYTRTRHNIGFMTLDYIAQKKGFKINNFKFKAMTADVNFGSKRVLFMKPETFMNNSGEAVREAADFYKIPPENIVIIFDDISLEPGKLRIRRKGSDGGHNGIKSIIYHLSSDAFPRIKMGVGAKPHPDYDLADWVLSEFSKEDAEAIYPRFQDACDALEMMLSGEIDKAMGKFNS; encoded by the coding sequence ATGGCAGACATATTTGACCTCTTCAAGAAAATAGAAACACCAAAGACACCGCCCATGCCTGTGGAATATATTATTGCGGGGCTGGGCAATGTGGGTGCAAAATACACCCGCACGCGCCATAATATCGGCTTTATGACGCTGGATTATATCGCTCAGAAAAAGGGCTTTAAAATAAATAATTTCAAATTCAAGGCGATGACGGCGGATGTGAATTTCGGCTCAAAGAGAGTTTTGTTCATGAAGCCCGAGACCTTTATGAACAATTCGGGTGAGGCTGTGCGCGAGGCGGCGGATTTCTACAAAATCCCCCCCGAGAATATTGTTATAATATTTGATGACATAAGCCTGGAGCCGGGCAAGCTGCGTATAAGAAGAAAAGGCTCGGACGGCGGTCACAACGGTATAAAATCAATAATATACCACCTTTCAAGCGACGCCTTCCCCCGCATAAAAATGGGAGTGGGCGCCAAGCCCCATCCCGACTACGATTTGGCGGACTGGGTGCTTTCGGAATTTTCCAAAGAGGATGCCGAGGCGATATATCCCCGCTTTCAGGACGCGTGTGACGCGCTTGAAATGATGCTGTCGGGAGAAATCGATAAGGCTATGGGTAAATTTAATTCATGA
- a CDS encoding DUF4062 domain-containing protein, translating to MSKIYTAFISSAYESLKDERAKVINTLLDFRILPIGMEHFTVPSNGNFDAIKPLIDESDVFILLFGGQYGSCDSQGVSYTELEYDYALKKNKHIVAIACDEMVMLLEKNEEELTDDENKQRKFYAKSGMARKVSPDLSIRTIITQFLTTNNILSKCIGWTRTEDEGIDPAALEKWREKHKAYNFSGKWYHVHLSNVDEDYIRVGTITVEQDFTPVNYLKLKLTGKNYNVLFYDSDKKILYEDDDKYSRFTGEYNLDTEGKISGRYNSRRFFTGKFGSQPVNDEPCNGRHEFFFTPDEDEETVRLDGEYRDEAPSFKYGKLFIFRDINKRNEFLLSRRGDRIEKKKGE from the coding sequence ATGAGTAAAATATACACCGCGTTTATTTCCTCGGCGTATGAAAGTCTTAAGGACGAGCGTGCCAAGGTTATAAATACACTTCTTGATTTTCGCATACTGCCAATCGGAATGGAGCACTTCACCGTGCCCAGCAACGGAAATTTTGATGCAATAAAACCGCTTATCGACGAATCGGACGTTTTCATTCTGCTTTTCGGCGGACAGTACGGCTCGTGCGATTCGCAGGGTGTGTCTTACACCGAGCTGGAATATGACTATGCCCTGAAAAAAAACAAGCACATTGTCGCCATTGCCTGCGACGAAATGGTGATGCTTCTGGAAAAGAATGAAGAGGAGCTTACCGATGACGAAAACAAGCAACGCAAATTCTATGCCAAAAGCGGCATGGCGCGCAAGGTTTCTCCCGATCTTTCAATAAGAACAATCATCACCCAGTTTCTCACCACTAATAATATACTTTCAAAATGCATCGGCTGGACACGCACCGAGGATGAAGGCATCGACCCTGCGGCATTGGAAAAATGGCGCGAAAAGCACAAGGCGTACAATTTTTCGGGCAAGTGGTATCATGTTCATCTGAGTAACGTGGACGAGGATTACATACGTGTGGGCACCATTACCGTTGAGCAGGATTTTACCCCCGTAAATTACCTTAAGCTGAAGCTGACGGGCAAAAATTACAATGTGCTGTTTTACGACAGTGATAAAAAAATACTGTATGAGGACGATGATAAATATTCCCGCTTTACAGGTGAATATAATTTAGATACCGAGGGCAAAATTTCGGGGCGGTACAATTCACGCAGGTTTTTCACGGGCAAATTCGGCTCCCAGCCCGTCAATGACGAGCCCTGCAACGGCAGACATGAGTTTTTCTTCACGCCCGACGAGGACGAGGAGACAGTACGTCTGGACGGCGAATACCGCGACGAAGCACCCTCCTTCAAATACGGCAAATTGTTTATTTTCCGCGATATAAATAAAAGAAACGAATTCCTTTTGTCCCGACGGGGTGACAGAATAGAAAAGAAAAAGGGTGAATGA
- the proB gene encoding glutamate 5-kinase, giving the protein MKVFKFNTDFSKYKTIVVKVGTSTLTHETGMVNLRKIELLVKVLSDLQNSGKKIILVSSGAVSAGFAKIGFTDRPKLTAEKQAAAAVGQCELMNMYDSLFSQYGHKVAQVLLTKDVVDNPVRRENCVNTFEVLLKMNCIPIINENDTISSVELEFGGNDTLSAYVASITHADLVINLSDVDGFFDSDPRKDPDAKLIPLVTHISEEISSFAQSAGTERGTGGMIAKLKAAGIAAEAGVPMIIANGVNPKILYHIVEGTFRGTLFTNENITAEEQDFEH; this is encoded by the coding sequence ATGAAGGTTTTTAAATTCAATACGGACTTTTCAAAATACAAAACAATCGTCGTGAAAGTTGGTACCTCCACCCTTACTCACGAAACGGGCATGGTCAATCTGAGAAAAATAGAGCTGCTGGTCAAGGTTTTAAGCGACCTGCAGAACAGCGGCAAGAAAATAATACTGGTAAGCTCGGGCGCGGTAAGCGCAGGCTTTGCCAAGATAGGCTTTACCGACCGTCCCAAGCTGACTGCCGAGAAGCAGGCAGCGGCGGCTGTCGGTCAGTGTGAGCTTATGAATATGTACGACAGTCTTTTCTCGCAGTACGGTCACAAGGTGGCTCAGGTGCTTCTGACAAAGGACGTGGTGGACAATCCCGTAAGACGCGAAAACTGCGTAAACACCTTTGAGGTGCTTCTGAAAATGAACTGCATACCCATCATCAACGAAAACGACACCATCTCGTCGGTTGAGCTGGAGTTCGGCGGTAACGACACTCTATCGGCATACGTTGCCTCCATAACTCACGCCGACCTTGTTATAAACCTTTCGGACGTGGACGGATTTTTCGACAGTGACCCCCGAAAGGACCCCGATGCCAAGCTTATTCCGCTGGTCACCCACATAAGCGAGGAGATTTCGTCCTTTGCCCAGAGTGCGGGAACAGAGCGCGGAACGGGCGGTATGATTGCAAAGCTGAAAGCGGCGGGGATTGCCGCCGAAGCGGGTGTGCCCATGATAATCGCCAACGGCGTAAACCCGAAAATACTTTACCACATCGTGGAGGGCACTTTCCGCGGAACACTGTTCACGAACGAAAATATCACAGCGGAGGAACAGGACTTTGAGCATTGA
- a CDS encoding XRE family transcriptional regulator, with translation MAQKENIYKEARRRIVEKNSASASPAERAGAHELSSLERAQDVLMIERSRLSQIENSHVAPYPDEVVAMAKAYRAPELCNHYCAHQCPIGEYTPTPELLYGDLNEISVRLMSSLHFLQESAPLIYKVLEDGKVNPDEREAFSKITDTLRKLSYSAASLELWARKNGLGDGE, from the coding sequence ATGGCACAAAAAGAGAACATCTACAAAGAGGCGAGAAGAAGGATAGTGGAAAAGAATTCTGCATCCGCATCTCCCGCCGAAAGAGCAGGCGCTCACGAATTGTCCAGTCTGGAAAGGGCACAGGATGTACTTATGATAGAGCGTTCGCGGCTTTCCCAGATAGAAAATTCCCACGTAGCGCCGTATCCCGACGAGGTGGTGGCTATGGCAAAGGCATACCGCGCACCCGAATTGTGCAATCACTACTGCGCCCATCAGTGCCCCATAGGCGAATATACCCCCACACCCGAGCTGTTGTACGGCGACCTTAACGAAATATCCGTAAGGCTCATGTCGTCACTGCATTTTTTGCAGGAATCCGCACCTCTGATATATAAAGTGCTGGAGGACGGTAAGGTCAACCCCGACGAGCGGGAAGCCTTTTCAAAAATCACGGACACCCTCAGAAAGCTTTCATACAGTGCGGCTTCCCTTGAATTGTGGGCACGTAAAAACGGCCTTGGAGACGGGGAATAG